One segment of Ascochyta rabiei chromosome 7, complete sequence DNA contains the following:
- a CDS encoding Complex III assembly protein translocase and chaperone, which translates to MDSNDPKSQLVKQLTTGSGSNAGSLYAQFTENPFFTAGFGLAALGVAARTGQKGLQHGAALLRRRMLIDLEITRHDDAYPWLLQWMTTYHRAQLTGAQRSTGVSAAPAGLLTKVLNRIDPRMHHLQVRTSAPQDGPALAAHFSFVPGPGRHFMRYKNAFLLVDRQRTRDAFDMRDGTPFETISLTTLYSHRSVFEDIFAEAHQLYQQSQEGKTVIYNSMGTSWQPFGQPKRKRPLDSVVLEAGVKERIVEDMEAFISSRAWYLDRGIPYRRGYLLYGPPGTGKSSFIQAVAGHLDFNIAILNVSERGLTDDRLNHLLTNVPRRTVVLLEDVDVAFMNRKTPGADGFASASVTFSGLLNALDGVASAEERIIFLTTNHVERLDEALVRPGRVDMTVRLGEATKHQIEQLWDRFYAEFDAGGEAKQRFMAKVTELGLADSVSTAALQGLFLYNKDDVEGAISMVSGLTAGRSQREGHVGINGHIDVK; encoded by the exons ATGGACTCCAATGACCCAAAATCGCAGCTGGTGAAGCAACTCACCACGGGCAGCGGTAGCAATGCCGGGTCGCTGTACGCACAATTCACCGAGAATCCGTTCTTCACTGCC GGCTTTGGACTCGCAGCGTTGGGCGTCGCGGCACGTACAGGCCAGAAGGGACTCCAGCATGGCGCCGCGTTGTTGCGACGCCGTATGCTCATCGACCTCGAGATCACACGCCACGACGATGCCTATCCTTGGCTCCTCCAGTGGATGACGACGTATCATAGGGCACAGTTGACGGGTGCGCAACGCTCGACGGGCGTATCAGCTGCGCCAGCCGGCTTGCTCACCAAAGTGCTCAACCGCATCGACCCGCGCATGCACCATCTCCAAGTTCGAACCTCGGCGCCTCAGGATGGCCCGGCGCTCGCGGCGCACTTCTCCTTTGTACCTGGGCCCGGTCGACACTTCATGCGCTACAAGAACGCGTTCCTGCTCGTCGATCGACAGCGCACGCGCGATGCTTTCGACATGCGAGACGGAACCCCCTTTGAGACGATCAGCCTTACCACCCTCTACTCGCACCGCAGTGTGTTCGAAGACATATTCGCTGAAGCGCACCAACTGTACCAGCAGTCACAAGAGGGCAAGACGGTCATCTACAATTCCATGGGCACCAGCTGGCAGCCTTTTGGACAGCCGAAGCGCAAGCGCCCTCTAGACTCGGTAGTCCTGGAGGCTGGCGTCAAGGAGAGGATTGTTGAGGACATGGAGGCTTTCATCTCCTCGCGCGCATGGTATCTCGACCGCGGCATACCATACAGGCGAGGCTATCTGCTCTACGGCCCCCCGGGCACTGGCAAGAGCTCCTTCATTCAAGCTGTGGCGGGGCATCTGGACTTCAACATTGCCATTCTCAACGTCAGCGAGCGCGGTCTTACAGACGATCGCCTCAACCACCTGTTGACCAACGTGCCACGGCGGACTGTGGTGCTCCTCGAAGACGTAGACGTTGCGTTCATGAACAGGAAGACGCCGGGAGCAGATGGCTTTGCCAGTGCTTCCGTGACATTCTCTGGACTACTCAATGCTCTCGATGGCGTTGCTAGTGCTGAAGAGCGCATAATCTTTCTCACGACTAACCACGTCGAGAGACTAGACGAGGCTCTGGTGCGCCCCGGGCGCGTTGACATGACTGTCAGGCTTGGCGAAGCTACGAAGCACCAGATCGAGCAGCTATGGGATAGATTCTACGCCGAGTTCGATGCAGGCGGTGAAGCCAAGCAGAGGTTCATGGCCAAGGTCACGGAATTGGGGCTGGCCGACTCGGTGAGTACTGCAGCGCTGCAGGGTCTTTTCTTGTATAACAAAGACGATGTCGAGGGCGCCATCAGCATGGTCTCGGGCCTCACCGCTGGGCGCAGTCAACGTGAAGGCCATGTGGGCATCAATGGGCATATAGATGTAAAATAA